One part of the Vitis riparia cultivar Riparia Gloire de Montpellier isolate 1030 chromosome 8, EGFV_Vit.rip_1.0, whole genome shotgun sequence genome encodes these proteins:
- the LOC117921092 gene encoding 5'-adenylylsulfate reductase-like 5, which translates to MATSVAWLLFLYIGAVSSLPGTLSSSVCPLQSDFLVAFLQSQCPLSLSSHALLDVDGNFLDRALTSKQGNGFTSVLFHASWCPFSCKMRPKFEVLSSMFPQIEHLAIKESSASPSMFSRYGIHSLPSILIVNQTSRMRYHGPKDLPSLVKFYRKTTGLEPVQYFAEDQTISFEKSEGQSILQPWNGSYVKEIFTREPYLAFSILFFCLRVVLALFPGLLSQLKAFWVLYVPHLNLEIFGETSQMLGRVLNMIDVQRVWAKLKLCKIRNFREGAKSARVWASSLASVSLGETSSGSSS; encoded by the exons ATGGCGACTTCTGTGGCTTGGCTTCTCTTCCTCTACATCGGCGCGGTTTCTTCTTTGCCTGGCACCTTGTCCTCCTCCGTCTGCCCTCTTCAATCAGATTTCTTGGTGGCCTTCCTCCAGTCTCAATGTCCGCTCTCGCTTTCGTCTCACGCGCTTCTCGAT GTGGATGGGAACTTCCTTGACAGAGCTTTGACTTCCAAACAAGGAAATGGTTTTACTTCAGTACTTTTCCATGCTTCCTGGTGCCCATTTTCGTGCAAAATGCGCCCGAAATTTGAAGTCCTCAGTTCCATGTTTCCTCAAATTGAACATTTGGCTATCAAGGAATCTTCAGCTAGTCCAAG CATGTTCTCAAGATATGGAATCCATAGCTTACCCTCAATATTAATAGTGAATCAGACATCAAGGATGCGATATCATGGTCCAAAAGATCTTCCCTCCCTAGTCAAATTCTATAGGAAAACCACAG GGCTTGAACCAGTTCAATATTTTGCTGAGGATCAAACCATCAGTTTTGAGAAATCTGAAGGGCAGTCCATTTTGCAACCATGGAATGGCTCATATGTGAAGGAGATATTTACAAGGGAACCCTACTTAGCATTCTCTATTTTGTTCTTCTGTTTAAGGGTAGTTTTGGCTTTATTTCCAGGGTTGTTGTCTCAACTAAAAGCTTTCTGGGTGTTGTATGTTCCCCATCTGAACTTGGAAATATTTGGAGAGACAAGCCAAATGTTGGGGCGTGTTCTTAACATGATTGATGTGCAGAGGGTTTGGGCCAAGTTAAAACTATGCAAAATCAGGAACTTCCGTGAAGGTGCAAAGAGTGCTCGTGTTTGGGCATCTTCCTTGGCTTCTGTTTCTTTGGGTGAAACCTCATCTGGATCATCATCGTGA
- the LOC117920795 gene encoding uncharacterized protein LOC117920795, which yields MDLEEWEYLPDDGFLDFSEDGGRKIFIRDSDPNSKGVFDMNYFICPTPKRETWVEPPPLSPRLPKQLLPLQIRLDPPPIVDEEVVKHITKIPLQIEALPPPVIRAPSLEALKEADQDTVSQVFFKKMKENEFVDMKMDSPKSGSRGILPQIEAGGFQFEEKDEKMENTHNPSKKNNLGPAPGPDIKEDEEGSWTESSGRFNVWKWGLTGIGALCSFGVAATTICIIIFASSQRNKHHQHNQKLRFQIITDDKRIKRVVHHATKLNEAFSAVRGVPLTRAHITFGGYYDGL from the exons ATGGATCTTGAAGAGTGGGAGTACCTGCCCGATGATGGGTTTCTTGATTTCAGTGAAGATGGTGGGAGGAAGATCTTCATCAGGGACAGTGATCCCAACTCCAAGGGCGTTTTCGACATGAATTACTTCATATGCCCAACTCCCAAGCGTGAGACTTGGGTGGAACCTCCTCCTCTCAGTCCGAGGCTGCCCAAGCAGCTTCTCCCACTCCAAATTCGGTTGGATCCACCTCCAATCGTTGATGAGGAGGTTGTGAAGCACATCACTAAGATTCCACTCCAGATTGAGGCCCTGCCACCGCCGGTGATCAGGGCTCCAAGCCTGGAAGCCTTGAAGGAAGCCGATCAAGACACGGTTTCCCAAGTTTTcttcaagaaaatgaaggaaaatgaattcGTCGACATGAAAATGGACTCTCCCAAGTCCGGAAGCAGGGGAATCCTGCCTCAAATCGAGGCGGGTGGGTTCCAGTTTGAGGAGAAGGATGAGAAGATGGAGAATACCCACAacccatcaaagaaaaataatctgGGACCGGCTCCGGGCCCAGATATCAAAGAAGATGAAGAGGGCAGTTGGACAGAGAGCAGCGGTCGGTTCAACGTATGGAAGTGGGGCTTAACTGGGATCGGTGCCCTCTGCTCCTTCGGGGTTGCTGCTACTACCATCTGCATTATCATCTTCGCCAGCAGCCAAAGAAACAAACACCACCAACACAACCAAAAGCTTCGGTTTCAGATCATCACTGACGACAAGAGG ATCAAGCGAGTGGTTCACCATGCAACAAAATTGAATGAAGCTTTTTCTGCAGTGAGAGGAGTTCCCCTGACCAGAGCTCATATAACCTTTGGTGGCTACTATGATGGTCTCTGA
- the LOC117919582 gene encoding uncharacterized protein LOC117919582, whose product MEKEEKSQRTYKGPETDFFLQWGNRKRLRCVRVKDPNVSVRSNGAIRRKITSRIDRSVVTGSEKESAHLQPSRFTRNTEGATLRSVTNENRKSGSSEKEDRYYTTRGSAGMDDNGKVSVEGGGGGDDRGLVWPKLYISLSSKEKEEDFMAMKGCKLPQRPKKRAKIIQRSLLLVSPGAWLSDMCQERYEVREKKTSKKRPRGLKAMGSMESDSE is encoded by the exons ATGGAGAAGGAAGAGAAGAGCCAGAGAACCTATAAAGGTCCAGAAACTGATTTTTTCTTACAGTGGGGTAATAGGAAGAGGCTTAGATGTGTGAGGGTCAAAGACCCAAATGTTTCAGTTCGATCCAATGGTGCTATTCGCAGGAAAATCACATCTCGTATTGATCGCTCCGTCGTCACTGGTTCTGAGAAAGAAAGCGCTCATCTTCAACCCAGTCGCTTCACAAG GAATACAGAGGGTGCGACGCTTAGATCGGTGACAAACGAGAACCGGAAATCGGGTTCGTCGGAGAAGGAAGATCGGTACTACACGACCAGAGGGTCGGCGGGTATGGATGATAACGGCAAAGTTTCGGTTGAGGGTGGAGGAGGAGGTGATGACAGAGGTCTGGTGTGGCCAAAACTCTATATTTCACTGTCCAGCAAAGAGAAAGAGGAGGACTTTATGGCTATGAAAGGCTGTAAGCTCCCTCAAAGGCCTAAGAAAAGAGCCAAGATCATTCAGAGAAGCTTACTT TTGGTGAGTCCAGGGGCATGGTTGTCTGATATGTGTCAAGAGAGGTATGAGGTGAGGGAGAAGAAGACTTCTAAGAAG AGACCAAGAGGATTGAAGGCCATGGGAAGTATGGAAAGTGATTCAGAATGA
- the LOC117920825 gene encoding eukaryotic translation initiation factor NCBP, giving the protein MEITEKKEAESKGLNPQSVTEATSFNSDKEAEDRERQARDLKAGLHPLKHKFVFWYTRRTPGVRTQTSYEDNIKKIVDFSTVEGFWICYCHLARPSALPSPTDLHLFKEGIRPLWEDSANCNGGKWIIRFKKVVSGRFWEDLVLALVGDQLDYGDNICGAVLSIRFNEDILSVWNRNASDHQAVMALRDAIKRHLKLPHGYVMEYKAHDASLRDNSSYRNTWLRG; this is encoded by the exons ATGGAGATTACAGAGAAGAAGGAAGCGGAGAGCAAGGGCTTGAACCCCCAATCCGTGACTGAAGCGACCTCATTCAATAGTGACAAAGAAGCCGAAGATCGGGAACGCCAGGCTCGTGATCTCAAAGCTGGTCTTCATCCCCTGAAG CACAAGTTTGTATTTTGGTACACTCGTCGAACACCTGGAGTTCGAACCCAAACATCATACGAGgacaatataaagaaaattgtgGATTTCAGTACG GTTGAAGGTTTTTGGATTTGCTATTGCCATTTGGCCCGTCCATCTGCTTTGCCTAGCCCAACTGATTTGCATCTTTTCAAAGAGGGAATTCGCCCTCTATGGGAG GATTCTGCTAATTGCAATGGTGGTAAGTGGATAATTAGATTCAAAAAAGTCGTGTCAGGTCGCTTCTGGGAAGATCTG GTTCTTGCCTTAGTGGGTGACCAACTTGATTATGGTGATAACATATGTGGTGCTGTACTAAGCATTCGTTTCAATGAAGATATATTGAGTGTGTGGAATCGCAATGCATCCGATCATCAG GCTGTAATGGCTCTAAGAGATGCGATCAAACGGCACTTGAAGCTTCCCCATGGCTATGTTATGGAATACAAGGCTCATGATGCTTCTCTCCGTGACAACTCATCTTATAGGAACACATGGTTGAGAGGATGA